Within the Pseudomonas putida genome, the region GTCGGCACGCGGGGCGTCTTCGATCTGCATTTCCAGGGTGATGTAGTGCGAGCGCAGGCCTTCGTCGTCTTTCTGCATCATCGGGATCTGGATCGAGGTGCCGGGGCCGCCGCGCTTGTTGGTGAAGCTCAGGTAGCTCTTGGCTTGTACGGCTTCGCGGTAGTGGTTGCCGAACCGCAGGGTGTGGATCACCGCCGAAGCGTGTTCGATCTCGCCATCGGCGCCGACCACGGCAGCTTTACCGTAGGCTTCGATCTTGTCGGCACCGCCAATGGCAGCGGTGAGGCGCTCGACCATCAGCGCACCCAGCTCGGAGCAGTTGGCGCGGATTTCTGGCTTGAGGTCTTCAACGAAGCCGCGGCCGGCCCATGGGTTCTTGATCACCACGGCCAGGCCGACCATGGTCACCGGCTTGTCGGTGGCCTTGCCGCCTTCGATGCGGGTCTCTTCGGAGTAGGTGACGATCTTGCGGATTTCGAAACTCATGAGGGGCTCCTGGTGAGGGTTATCAGCTCTTGTTGTCTGATGGTATACCATAATATTTGTTGTGCAAGAGCCCGCTGAAAATTTCTCCAAGCAGGAGACGAAAGGCGGCCGCAAGCCGCAAGCCGCAAGCTGCAAGCGCCGAGCTCACGGCCGAGCACGTACGCTGTTACTTGAAGCTTGAAGCTTGTAGCTTGCAGCTAAAAAAAACGCCCACGCCCGAGGGCCTTGGCGGCCTCCGGGGAGCGGGCTGTTCCAGCAACGCTTTCAGGTAAGGGGAATTCAGGCGAACGCCGGCACCACTTCCTTGATAAACAGCTCGAGCGATTTCTTCTTCTCGGCGTGGGGCAGGCTGTTGTCGCACCAGAAGCT harbors:
- a CDS encoding amino acid synthesis family protein; amino-acid sequence: MSFEIRKIVTYSEETRIEGGKATDKPVTMVGLAVVIKNPWAGRGFVEDLKPEIRANCSELGALMVERLTAAIGGADKIEAYGKAAVVGADGEIEHASAVIHTLRFGNHYREAVQAKSYLSFTNKRGGPGTSIQIPMMQKDDEGLRSHYITLEMQIEDAPRADEIVVVLGAADGGRLHPRIGNRYIDLEELAAEKANAQ